In one Gammaproteobacteria bacterium genomic region, the following are encoded:
- a CDS encoding TIM44-like domain-containing protein, whose product MEMVKKIVSLVLIMSLLLPLLAEARAGSRPGGGGGYRSSRSYQGGGGYNYRPRSDYRSSPYTPRPATAYPAAAARSSSGSFLSGLASGVLGVWLYNKIFQPNTPQKTEATTPTSQEQQAPAQGGFLRTVLILLGAYLVWRLFRNRRRKNQDSNFRTNPDQEGSSPRKMDIKDFLNLSKGSTPLAGSLTEQDQQSFETLLQRIQNAWSQYDISELQRLTTPEMLQNFSEIIRENQERNIKNYISQVKLLKQEVLDSWQEGADSMARVAMTWSAVDYAVDSQSPDTLLDGDRTEPTVATEIWTFKKSDNGSWLLAEIQQV is encoded by the coding sequence ATGGAAATGGTTAAAAAAATAGTCTCTCTGGTACTCATAATGAGTTTGCTACTTCCCCTACTTGCTGAAGCACGCGCTGGGTCACGTCCTGGAGGCGGTGGCGGGTATCGTAGCAGTCGATCCTACCAAGGAGGTGGCGGCTATAATTATCGTCCTCGCTCTGACTATCGATCATCCCCATACACTCCTCGTCCCGCAACGGCTTACCCCGCTGCCGCTGCTCGGTCATCCTCCGGTTCTTTCTTATCAGGACTGGCCTCCGGCGTTTTAGGCGTGTGGTTATACAATAAAATCTTCCAACCCAATACGCCTCAAAAAACAGAAGCCACTACGCCAACCTCTCAAGAACAACAAGCCCCAGCTCAAGGAGGCTTCTTACGAACAGTGTTAATTTTACTTGGAGCGTACTTAGTGTGGCGATTATTTAGAAATCGTCGTAGAAAAAATCAAGACAGTAATTTTAGAACGAATCCTGATCAAGAGGGATCCTCGCCTCGCAAGATGGATATAAAAGATTTCCTCAACTTATCTAAAGGCTCAACGCCATTAGCCGGCAGTCTGACCGAGCAAGATCAACAATCGTTTGAAACATTGTTACAGCGCATCCAAAACGCTTGGTCACAATATGACATTTCTGAACTACAGCGTTTAACAACGCCTGAAATGCTGCAAAACTTTTCAGAAATTATCAGAGAAAATCAAGAACGCAATATTAAGAACTACATTTCTCAGGTTAAGTTGTTAAAACAAGAAGTACTCGATTCCTGGCAAGAAGGGGCCGATTCTATGGCTCGCGTGGCAATGACATGGAGCGCCGTTGACTATGCTGTCGACAGCCAGTCACCAGATACCCTACTTGATGGCGATCGAACAGAACCCACCGTAGCGACAGAAATCTGGACTTTCAAAAAAAGTGATAATGGTTCATGGTTATTAGCAGAAATTCAACAAGTATAA